The genomic stretch gggtgggggtaggcTGGAGAACTCAACACGTGGGGTTTTTTTTCTGAAGGGTCAAGAGGTCGTGTCAGTAATTTTCAGCCCACTGATGCCTGTAGTAATTGTCCAGGGCCAGAGCCTCACCTTTCTATTAGGTTCATAACCTGGCACATGGTAGCATTATGTATGTTATTACATATTTAAAACTCAGCCTCCAGGGTCTTTTCCTCTACTCAGAAGCAGTACTCACTCATTGTAAAGACAGGAATTCACACACACGCCAAAGAAAAATCTCCCATAGACTGGCTACCTAGAGAAACTACTTGCtgaaattttcattatttccttaaagtctttaaaaaatacatatagttGGAGAATTTGTTAAATGTTATTACACAAGCAGCACACACATTGTAAACATCCCCACCCTTCTCCCAGCACGTCTTCTGCCTGTGTCCAGAGGGAGCTTGGCCCTGGACTATGGTGATGGGCTCCCTGGGCCTGTACCCCGCCCTCCCACATGCAGTGTTCCTGGGCTTGTGGGGACCGTGTCCGTACACCCCTGTCCCACAGGTAGCCATCCGAGAGGCCTATGAGGCTGGTCTGATTGGCAAGAATGCTTGCGGCTCCGGCTACGATTTCGATGTGTTTGTGGTGCGTGGGGCCGGGGCCTACATCTGCGGGGAGGAGACCGCGCTCATCGAGTCCATCGAGGGCAAACAGGGCAAGCCCCGCCTGAAGCCACCCTTCCCTGCAGACGTGGGTACGACTTGGCGCCTGGCCTCATCCTGGGCCTTGTCCTGTGGAATCTGGGATCTGGCTTCAGGTCGCCACTGATCATTCTTGGGGAATTTCTGAGTCCCTTCTGCACTGGGGGGCCTGACACCGAGAGTAGGTGGGAACAACATAGCGGCTGCACCAGTGCCCCCGGAGTCTCACCCTGCCCCAGGGCACAGGCCACACACCCGGATGTGCCCCCACCCGCCAGGAACTTGGGGCAGGGTGGTGGAGACGCAGCACAGCTGGAATCGGGCTCCCAGGGGATGAGAGTCACACAGGGGTGGAAGCAGGGCTCTCTGCCCCAGCAGCAGACCCTGGACAGATGCCACCTCCAGGAGACCCACCCCAACTGTCCCCAACCTCCAGCAGCCActggtttgtttcctttttttaaaaaaaaatttgtttttggctgtgctgggtcttcattgctgcgcagaTTTTTCTCTCCTTGTGGCAGACGGGGCCACTTTTTAGTtctggtgcctgggcttctcatcacgatggcctctcttgctgccaagcacaagctctagggcgtGCGGCTTCAGTGGTGGAtctcctgggccctgggggacaggctcagtagctgtggcgcacaggcttagttgcccccccGGCACGTGGGAttgaagccacatctcctgcattggcaggtggattctttgccactgagcccccagggatgtGACATCCACTGGGTTCTCATCCTCCTCCCCCACAGGAGTGTTTGGCTGCCCTACAACCGTGGCCAATGTGGAGACAGTGGCCGTGTCCCCTACCATCTGCCGCCGTGGGGGTGCGTGGTTTGCCAGCTTCGGCCGAGAGCGCAACTCAGGCACCAAACTGTTCAACATCTCTGGCCATGTCAACAACCCCTGCACTGTCGAGGAGGAGATGTCTGTGCCGCTGAAGGAACTGATTGAAAAGCATGCCGGTGAGGCCTGGGGCCAGCCAGCAGGGTGGGTGGGCCTtgggggcctgggctggggcgggggctgACAGGTGTGCCGGCCCCCACCCTGACCATCCATCCTCTCGGGGCCTGGCTGGGGCCCCAGGGGGTGTCACGGGTGGCTGGGACAACCTCCTTGCTGTGATCCCTGGCGGCTCGTCCACCCCGCTGATCCCCAAGTCCGTGTGTGAGACGGTGCTGATGGACTTCGACGCGCTGATACAGGCGCAGACGGGCCTGGGCACAGCTGCCGTGATTGTCATGGACCGCTCGGTAAGGAAGGGCTGCCCACGCTCCCCACCCAGTGCCTTAGGCCAGCCTGGTTAGTAACCTGGCCCAGGCTTCTCAGAGACACCCGCCAGTTCTTGGAATCAGTTCTGACAGAACTGTCAGGAATCAGTTCTCTGATTCCTGTCACCCGAGAtacagggaggtgggagaggctggGGGGCAAGGCTTCTCTTGGGGGAATGGCCGTGGAGCCTGGCAGCGCAGGATGCCTGGGGTGGGTGGAGGTGGTCAGAGCGCTGCTGGAATCGGGCGGGCGTGCCACCAGGGGCTGAGGCTCAGGCTCGGGCACCTCCTCACTGCCACTTGTCTCCGCAGACAGACATTGTGAAAGCCATCGCCCGCCTCATCGAGTTCTACAAGCATGAGAGCTGTGGCCAGTGCACCCCGTGCCGCGAGGGTAGGCGCGCTGGGCAGGCTGGGGGTTTCTGTGTGGCTCACGCCAGGCCTGGGGGAGGCACGGGGCACAGGTGGCGTGGGCTCCGGACCCTGAATACGCCGTTGCGGATGCCCAgcctgctgtggcttctctcagCCCCCTCGCCCCATGACCCGCACCCCTCGAGTTCCATCCCCTGCATGCCGGCTGGAGGGGTCAGCAGGCCGTCTCCTGCTGCCCCGGTGCAGGTGTGGACTGGATGAACAAGGTGATGGCCCGCTTTGTGAGGGGAGATGCCCGGCCGGCAGAGATCGACTCCCTGTGGGAGATCAGCAAGCAGATCGAGGGCCACACCATCTGCGCCCTGGGCGACGGGGCCGCCTGGCCTGTGCAGGTATGCTGCCCCGCGAGGGGCACGGGGGCTGAGTGCCTGGGCACGGGGGCTGGTGGGGCTTTCAGACCCTGCTTCACACAGCGCCcgctgcaccccccacccccaccccagggcctgatCCGACACTTCCGGCCGGAGCTCGAGGAGCGGATGCAACGGTTTGCCCAGCAGCACCAGGCCAGGCAGGCCGCTTCCTGAGCCCACGGGACTGGTGTTTGTCTGGACAGCTGGACAATAAAGCTAGCGATACCCATTCTCTCGTTGCATCTTCCCTGTGGCCTTGCTCGCCTGCACGCTGCTGCTGCAGCCCGTGACTCACAGAGGCTTGTTTCTCAGACAGTGGGGGGAATAGGTCAGGACAAGGTCGTGTTGAGAGTTGACACCTTGACTCCTGTGTGTCAGCCTGTCACAGACTgggcgtgctcagtcatgtccgattctttgggagCCTTTGggctgaagcccgccaggctcctctgtccaggggattctttccaggcaagaatactggagtgggttgccatttctttctccacgggatctttctgatcccggaattgaatccttgtctcctgcattgcaggcagcttctttacacacagccactagggaagcccctgtcatCGACCTCCCTGAGCGTTTATCCCTCAGTGCAGGAATCAAGAGTTGGGAGGGGAAAACTGTGACCTGGGGTCCAGACCTGGGCCTGGCCCAGTGCAGGCCTCTCGAGGGTGGGAGCAAGGAGAGCAGGGCCCATTCTGCCCTGTGAGGCGATGGCAGGGGAAAAACGGACTGTCTGGTCTGTTTGGGAGGAGAGGTTTATTCTTGCTTCATGATTTGACGGTGGGGTGAATTTGGAAGtgggaaaggaaggaaacaaCTGACCAGGGGCTGAATAGTGGGGTTGAAGCAGCCCGGCGCCTTCCAGCTCCGCAGAGAGACTGTGGGTCAGCCTGGGGAAGGGGCACTGAGCCGGCCAGGCTGGGGGTCCCGCTAGTCGCTGAGCTGGAGGGGCGCGCCGTCCAGCGGGTGCCACAGCTCCAGCCTGCGGTCACTGTGGCCCAGGCATTCGCGCCAGTGTTGCTGGCGTTCCCCGCCGGCCCGGCTGCTCAGCTGCACTCCACCTGGGTTGGGGGACAGGTCAGGAGCCATGTGGGAGTCCCGCCCCCCGACTCAGCTCCCCCGCATTCCCGCTCACCAATGAAGTCATCAGCCGTGCCCATGTCATAATCCCATACAGACACCAGCAGTGTCTTCTGGGCCAGTTCCTCCCGCGGGCCTGCGTAGAAGAACTCCTGCAGGGGACGCAGTGAAAAAGAGGCGGTCTTAATCCTTCACAGCTTCAGGAACAGACTTAGGCGAGTGGCCCAGGGTGGCTGGGGTCTGCACTGTGTGAGACAGGATGCCAACTCCCCTTCCCCAGCAGCCAGGACTGCCTTCTGTCTGGCCAGCCTACCTCGTTGAACTCGGGGTTCAGGGTCTTCTTCCGGACGCTGGTcttgtatttccatttctttcctgcGTTGGGATGCAGGAAACTGGGAGGGATGAGGTTGGTTTCAGTGTGGCCCCGGAGAGGTGAGCCACGGGGGTGCTCTGAGGAACCCCCACTGCCCACCCAGCTGCCTGCTTCACACTCACAGGCGGACATAGGGGTCCGAGTAGCCGTTGGCGTCCATGGGGGCAAGGTGGGCGCAGCGCAGCACCCCCACCAGCAGGCCACCCCGCTGAGAGCCGTAGCACAGCGACAGCAGGACACGCCCCCGCTCCTCCGAGGCTGGCTCCGCCTCCCcctcctgctgcagggttggCTGGGTGAGCCCCGCGCGGCCCAGCGCCCACAGGGTAGGCTGGGTGAGCCCCGCGTGGCCCAGCACCCACAGGGCAGGCTGAGTATATAGCCCTGCGTGGCCCAGCGCCCACAGGGTAGGCTGAGTATATAGCCCTGCGTGGCCCAGTGCCCACAGGGTAGGCCGGGTGAGCCCCGCATGGCCCAGCGCCCACAGGATAGGCTGGGTCAGCTCCAGGTGGCCCAGCGCCCAGCTGCCCACCAGTATTGGCCCAGACAGGAGAACTCAAACTGGCCGCAAAGAAATCAGGGGCCAATGTTCGATTTCGCGGTTCAGTTTCCCGATAGTCACTGACTTAGTGTCTTGGAATGAGACTTCCTGGTCCACTCTACCCTCTGGAACCTGAGAAGGGGAGGGGGCTTGTCCAGGTCTCGTGATCGGCCACTTGCGGCTGTGTTTGTCGTGGAGAGGGAGGGAACTGATGTCTCTGAGGGTCAGAAACTCTCAGTAGGAGCTTCCTAGGTAGCCTTCCATTAGGGGCCCGTCTCTTCCCTCTTGGGGAAGCCTGGAAGCAGCTCCCAGAGGGTCGTCCCTCCTCAAAGCACACACAGGCCTCGTGAGCTGTAAGACCCTCCCCCCTCACACCCCACAGCCCGGGGGGCCAGACGCTGAATGCCCTTTGCCCCCTCAGCCCCTGGTGCTTCCAGAAGGACTCGGAGGATACTGTGGAAAGAATATTCTCCTACACCTAATGTGATCTGCAGAAAGCCCAACCGCCTTGCTCGCGTTCAGTCCTCAGTATGGGGGGAGGCGGGGTTTGTGAGTGCCGGCCGGGCACCAGGGGGCTGCTGTGTGTGTCCGGGGGTCTGGGACGGGAAGGGCTTGTAGTAGGGCTGCTCCCCGGGGAGGGCTCCCCAGCCTGGACTTGACTAACCGACAGTTGCAGGCTCCACTAGGGGGCAGGGCAGCAGCGCCTGGGggagctgggatggggagggccctgccccagctctgtgggtccctggggccctgggctgcAGCGGCTTTGGCCAGGTCTCTGGTTTCAACCTGCCAGCCCCTCGCGGTCACCTTCACCCCTCCTGACAAGGGCCAGTCCAGAGCTCCCAGCCCAGGAGCAGTGCCTGCTCGCCCCGGGGCAGGCCTAGCAGCCATGGAACCACCACAGCCGTTCTCCCCTGAACTCTGACCTGCCCCACCCGCATGGGCCACTGACCAACCGCCCAGCTCCAGCCTCTGTCTCAAGCTGGCCTGTGCCTCTGAGACTACGAATGTTCACGGGCCCAGAGGGAGAgagggcctcagtttctctgagCTGCCCTGGCCCCGGAGCCCTGCCCAACACCCGGCTCTGGGTCCCACGTCCCACCGACCTCATACAGAGACATGCCACGTGCTGTGTCCAGGCTCTTGGGCCTCTTGGTCTGAAAGAGCAGAGAGCCTGGTCACCTGGGCCAGTTGCCGCCCGGGTCTCCCTCCATGTTCCttgccccccagccccacctcaccAGCCTGGGCCTCTCCAGACACACGTCGAAGCTCCTGGCCTGGTTGGGCACCAGCTTCCTCAGGGGCACCCGCAGCTCTCCCAGGGGAGGCGCCCGCCTTCGTCGCCGCAGCCACGGGTCTTCACACACGCATAGCCTGGGGGCCACTCGGGTCAGCCTGGCCaggccagccctgcctccctgtctccaCCTGGCCGCCCCCCTTGTGGCCCAGGCCCCATCCTCACCGCAAGGTCTTGCGCCGGGCATCCTGGAGGGTGAACCCATGATAGGTGAGCGTCTCCTCCCAGACAGGACCCCTCGTGCCCCGAACCGTGTGCGTCCGCCGCTGGCTGGCCTGAGGGCCAAGTGGGGGGTGTGGTCAGAGCCCTCCTCGGACCCCGGCGCCCCACCTGGGTCCCCTCCGTCCCAGCAATGGGGGGACCCCTGCCTGAGGGGGAGGCCTTGGGGGGGAGGGGCATGGCAGACCAGGTGGGCACTCCAGCCGGGTACCTGGCCAAGGGGTAGCGGTGGGGGCCTGTGTCTCGCCCTCACCTTGCTGGCTCCGGGCAGCAGGTTGGCTTTGACGAAGGTGTCCACAGAGCCCGAGGCCGGTGGCTTGAGGCCCTGGGAAGGGAGAGTGGCTGTGGGAGAGGCCTGGGGTGCAGGCGTGAGCCCCGGGGACGCCGCCCACCCCCTCCTCACCTTGGCACGGTGAGCCGTGCAATGCAGGGTGCTGCTGTCCACGTCAAAAAGGAGCGTGAACTCAAGGGTGCCAAGGGCGGCTAGGGGCAGGTGGCAGGCAGGTCAGCGTCTGCGTCAACCCCGCCAGGCACCATGCCTCCTGGCCCTCCCCGGTCGGATGCCTGGCCTGCCCCAGACCCCCTTCCTGGATGGACAGAGCCCAGAGtgtcccccccaaccccgcccccacTCACTGCTGTCGTCTGAGTCTGCCTCTGGCTCTGGGTCCGGCTGGGGCTGGGGTGCAGAGTGGGCGGGGGTCACTGGAGGGCGTGGGTCTGGGGGCTGCAGGGCGGGCTCAGTGGTGGGGTAGAAGTGCGGGAAGTAGTGGGAGATGAGGCGGATGGGCCGGATGGGGCCTGGGCTCACGTCGATAGCCATGTGCTCCTGCATGCTcacccgcccccggcccgccatGGGGGTGCGGACATGGGCAGAGACTCAGGAGCCCTCGAGGACCGCAGATGAGGGGGCGGCACTGACCCACCCAGACAGGGCCAACAGGCATCACCGAGGGCGTCGGGGGGGGGTCCTGGGAGGCAGCCGGGACCTGAGTACAGAGGACAGGGTCAaggctggtggggtgggggcctcCAGCCTGGGGGGCACCCCGTGTGCCGGCAGCTAGGCCTGCAGGGCCACTTACCGCTCCGAGAGCCCCTGCACCTGCCTTGGGTGGCTGCTGGGCGCTGACTGAGGTGACCGGTGAGAGCCGGGGAGGTGGAAAGGGCGGGACTCAGGGCCcccccagagcccaggagcccacAGCTCCCTGCCCTCCACTGCAAGGGTCCCTTCCCCCACCAGTTCGCactctattttctattttcaccACCATCATGTGGCTCTGCTCCCAgatgaggaggctggagggccgGAGGTGACACAAGAGGTGTGAGGGGCAACAGGAGGCAGGGTTGGGGGGAAggaagggtggggggggggggttggggggagcaggtggggagtcacgcgggagggggaggggcggggaacgGGGAGGCGAGCCGGGAGGGCTCCATGGAGACAGGAGGGGGAAGGCAACCTGGTCCCCTGCTGCTCAAGCCTTTAAAACATCAACCAATTACTTGGGCTCCTCTCGCCCTTCTCCCAGCTTGGAATAAAATCCTAACCCACCGCTGAGGCTCGGCCCCTCACTGCGGTCCCCTGAATGGTGGGCCCCTTTGCCCCCACGTTTCCTTGAACACAGCAAGCTTTGTGCACGTGTTGCTTCTTCCGATTGTTGTTCTCTCGCTCAGTCGTTtttgactctttgcgcccccatggactgcagcataccaggcttccctgtccttcactatctctgcaGATTGCTCAGATTCAGGTCCATGGAGTCAACGATGCTCCTTCTGATAGGGATAGACTAAGGATAGTTATGCAAGTAGTTGCAGAAGTCCCAGTAGGGGACTAGAGACAGGGACCCTAGGGAGCTCTGGGGGCCACTGCAAGTTAGGTGATCACTCAAGAAAGCTATCAGAACATCATGGGACGAAGCAGGCTTGCTTAACTATAAAACCATAAATGGAAGCATGAGATATGCCCCAGgtcaagtgaaagaaaaaagtattctGCTGATTTAAGCACTGAGACAGTCCTAGTTTGACCTTCTAGGGTCAGATACTCTGCTGTCCGATGTGAAGGAGGAGCtagtgatgaaaagtgaaagttgctcagtcatgtccaactctttggagaccccatggactatacagtccatggaattttccatgacagactactggagtgggtagcctttcccttctccaggggatcttcccaacccaggaatcgaactggggtttcctgcattgcaggtggattctttaccaactgagctatcagggcagCCCACCTGGTGATGAAAGCCTGAGGTCTACTCAAAGAATGAGAAGGCGGtctttcccctctccccaacttTCCTTCAATTATAAAAATGTAACCCACTTAATCCTTGGGGCAGAGCCTCCTCTCTCACAAGCGTCCtatattaataaatctacttcttgccTAGCACTTTGCCTCTCGCTGAATTCCTTCTGTGCTGAAACATGAGACCCTGAGCCTCAGTATATTGAGACACCAGGTGAGTGACTCCAATTATAAGACTGTGGGCTCAAGTCCCAATCGGGGTTGCACTTTTGCCCCAACTTCCCTCCCTTGCCCTTCGACCTGCCCTGCTCCTGTTTATCTATGGTCTCAAGGTCACTCTCTGCAGGGGAATATGGCTGCCTTTTGCCTGCtcaccttccctttctctttccagGGGAACTTTGGGGGGCCACCCCTTCCCTACTTGCATTCTAGGAGGTTCACCCTGTTCCCCAGGCCTGTGCCCCAGGCCTGGCTGATCAATGAATTCCAAGTCCAGCAGCCAAGTGACAGGCTCAAGGAAGGTCATGTGACCCAAAGTCAGCCAAGAAAGTGTAACTCTGGGATAGACTGGTCCAGAAAGAGAAGCTGTTTTCTGCTGATGGGATGCTGGTACTGTTCTGTCCTACAGCTGTCGTCTTCTCCTTGTCTCTCATCTCTGGGGAGTGGAGAATACTCCCAAGAGTGAGGCTGATACAGTGGAAAGCACAGAAAGAAGAGTGCCCGGAGCTCTTGGATCCAGCTACACCTGAAGCTAGTCTATCTGTGGAGTTTGCAATCACTATTCCtccagatggcgactgcagccatgaaatgaaaagacgtttactccttgggagaaaagttatgaccaacttagcatattaaaaagcagagacagtactttgccaacaaaggtctgtctagtcaaagctatggtttttccagtagtcatgtatggatgtgagagttgaaccataaagaaagctgagcgccaaagaattgatgcttttgaactgtggtattagagaagactcttgagagtcccttggacagcaaggagatccaaccagtccatcctaaaggaaatcagtcctgaatattcgttgtaaggactgatgttgaagctgaaactccaatactttggccacctgatgggaacggccaactcattggaaaagaccctgatgtgggagagactgaaggcgggaggggaagggaacaacagaggatgagatggttggatgacatcactgattcaaaggacgtgagtttgagtgaactccgggagttggtgatggacagggaggtctggcatgctgcagtccatgggg from Budorcas taxicolor isolate Tak-1 chromosome 25, Takin1.1, whole genome shotgun sequence encodes the following:
- the NDUFV1 gene encoding NADH dehydrogenase [ubiquinone] flavoprotein 1, mitochondrial — translated: MLAARRLLGGSLPVRVSVRFSGDTTAPKKTSFGSLKDEDRIFTNLYGRHDWRLKGAQSRGDWYKTKEILLKGPDWILGEVKTSGLRGRGGAGFPTGLKWSFMNKPSDGRPKYLVVNADEGEPGTCKDREIIRHDPHKLVEGCLVGGRAMGAHAAYIYIRGEFYNEASNLQVAIREAYEAGLIGKNACGSGYDFDVFVVRGAGAYICGEETALIESIEGKQGKPRLKPPFPADVGVFGCPTTVANVETVAVSPTICRRGGAWFASFGRERNSGTKLFNISGHVNNPCTVEEEMSVPLKELIEKHAGGVTGGWDNLLAVIPGGSSTPLIPKSVCETVLMDFDALIQAQTGLGTAAVIVMDRSTDIVKAIARLIEFYKHESCGQCTPCREGVDWMNKVMARFVRGDARPAEIDSLWEISKQIEGHTICALGDGAAWPVQGLIRHFRPELEERMQRFAQQHQARQAAS
- the LOC128068814 gene encoding double C2-like domain-containing protein gamma yields the protein MAGRGRVSMQEHMAIDVSPGPIRPIRLISHYFPHFYPTTEPALQPPDPRPPVTPAHSAPQPQPDPEPEADSDDSTALGTLEFTLLFDVDSSTLHCTAHRAKGLKPPASGSVDTFVKANLLPGASKASQRRTHTVRGTRGPVWEETLTYHGFTLQDARRKTLRLCVCEDPWLRRRRRAPPLGELRVPLRKLVPNQARSFDVCLERPRLTKRPKSLDTARGMSLYEQEGEAEPASEERGRVLLSLCYGSQRGGLLVGVLRCAHLAPMDANGYSDPYVRLFLHPNAGKKWKYKTSVRKKTLNPEFNEEFFYAGPREELAQKTLLVSVWDYDMGTADDFIGGVQLSSRAGGERQQHWRECLGHSDRRLELWHPLDGAPLQLSD